The following proteins are encoded in a genomic region of Nomascus leucogenys isolate Asia chromosome 17, Asia_NLE_v1, whole genome shotgun sequence:
- the GIGYF1 gene encoding GRB10-interacting GYF protein 1 isoform X1 yields the protein MRGRAGLPAEPCPEPYLLPPLSLRVFPGCEGPSQALLRLDQFPVAWGPSFTPAPASALLLPGPGCQVFHRLDSSLGNSWCEWPRGWLRCLESERQVPSSPPRPLRNTPSPTMAAETLNFGPEWLRALSGGGSVASPPPSPAMPKYKLADYRYGREEMLALYVKENKVPEELQDKEFAAVLQDEPLQPLALEPLTEEEQRNFSLSVNSVAVLRLMGKGAGPPLAGTSRGRGSTRSRGRGRGDSCFYQRSIEEGDGAFGRSPREIQRSQSWDDRGERRFEKSARRDGARCGFEEGGAGPRKEHARSDSENWRSLREEQEEEEEGSWRLGAGLRRDGDRWRSASPDGGPRSAGWREHGERRRKFEFDLRGDRGGCGEEEGRGGGGSSHLRRCRAPDGFEEDKDGLPEWCLDDEDEEMGTFDASGAFLPLKVSVRKRGWEPALPVSSSSPPTQLFSAPHPGPMQKGPKEPIPEEQELDFQGLEEEEEPSEGLEEEGPEAGGKELTPLPPQEEKSSSPSPLPTLGPLWGTNGDGDEAAEKEPPAAEDDIRGIQLSPGVGSSAGPPGDLEDDEGLKHLQQEAEKLVASLQDSSLEEEQFTAAMQTQGLRHSAAATALPLSHGAARKWFYKDPQGEIQGPFTTQEMAEWFQAGYFSMSLLVKRGCDEGFQPLGEVIKMWGRVPFAPGPSPPPLLGNMDQERLKKQQELATAALYQQLQHQQFLQLVSSRQLPQCTLREKAALGDLTPPPPPQQQQQLTAFLQQLQALKPPRGGDQNLLPTMSRSLSVPDSGRLWDVHTSASSQSGGEASLWDIPINSSTQGPILEQLQLQHKFQERREVELRAKREEEERKRREEKRRQQQQEEQKRRQEEEELFRRKQVRQQELLLKLLQQQQVVPVPPAPSSPPPLWAGLAKQGLSMKTLLELQLEGERQLHKQPPSREPARAQAPNHRVQLGGLGTAPLNQWVSEAGPLWGGPDKSGGGSSGLGLWEDTPKSGGSLVRGLGLKNSRSSPSLSDSYSHLSGRPIRKKTEEEEKLLKLLQGIPRPQDGFTQWCEQMLHTLSATGSLDVPMAVAILKEVESPYDVHDYIRSCLGDTLEAKEFAKQFLERRAKQKASQQRQQQQEAWLSSASLQTAFQANHSTKLGPGEGSKAKRRALMLHSDPSILASPRLQGTPCTDLLVRSRAWMTTDQPGPPAPGL from the exons AtgcggggcagggcagggctgccgGCAGAGCCATGTCCTGAACCCTACCTCCTCCCCCCGCTCTCCTTAAGGGTTTTTCCCGGATGTGAAGGTCCCTCCCAGGCTCTACTGAGGCTAGACCAATTCCCAGTGGCTTGGGGACCCTCGTTCACTCCAGCACCAGCCTCTGCCCTCCTGCTTCCTGGGCCGGGCTGCCAG GTCTTTCACCGTCTGGACTCATCTCTGGGTAACTCATGGTGTGAGTGGCCACGTGGCTGGCTCAG GTGTTTGGAGAGTGAACGCCAggtcccctcctccccaccccggCCTCTCAGAAACACGCCCAGCCCCACGATGGCAGCAGAGACACTCAATTTTGGGCCTGAGTG GCTCAGGGCCCTGTCCGGGGGCGGCAGCGTGGCCTCCCCACCCCCGTCCCCTGCCATGCCCAAATACAAGCTGGCTGACTACCGTTATGGGCGAGAGGAAATGCTGGCCCTTTACGTCAAGGAGAACAAG GTCCCGGAAGAGCTGCAGGACAAGGAGTTTGCCGCGGTGCTGCAGGACGAGCCACTGCAGCCCCTGGCCCTGGAGCCGCTGACTGAGGAGGAACAG AGAAACTTCTCCCTGTCAGTGAACAGCGTGGCTGTGCTGAGGCTGATGGGGAAAGGGGCTGGCCCCCCCCTGGCTGGCACCTCCCGAGGCAGGGGCAGCACGCGGAGCCGAG GCCGCGGCCGTGGTGACAGCTGCTTTTACCAAAGAAGCATCGAAGAAGGTGATGGGGCCTTTGGACGAAGCCCCCGAGAAATCCAGCGCAGCcagagctgggatgacag AGGCGAGAGGCGGTTTGAGAAGTCAGCAAGGCGGGATGGAG CACGATGTGGGTTTGAGGAGGGAGGGGCTGGTCCAAGGAAGGAGCACGCCCGCTCAGACAGCGAGAACTGGCGTTCCCTacgggaggagcaggaggaggaggaggagggcagctGGAGGCTCGGGGCAGGGCTCCGGCGAGACGGCGACCGCTGGCGCTCCGCCAGCCCTG ATGGCGGTCCCCGCTCTGCTGGCTGGCGGGAACATGGGGAACGGAGGCGCAAGTTTGAATTTGATTTGCGAGGGGATCGAGGAGGGTGTGGTGAAgaggaggggcggggagggggaggcagcTCTCACCTGCGGCGGTGCCGAGCGCCTGACGGCTTTGAGGAGGACAAGGATGGGCTCCCAGAGTGGTGCCTGGACGATGAGGATGAAGAAATGGGCACCTTTGATGCCTCTGGGGCCTTCTTGCCTCTCAAGGTATCTGTGAGGAAGCGAGGGTGGGAACCTGCCCTTCCGGtgtcctcttcctccccacccacccagctGTTCTCTGCTCCCCACCCCGGCCCCATGCAGAAGGGCCCCAAGGAGCCCATTCCTGAGGAGCAGGAGCTGGACTTCcaagggctggaggaggaggaagagccttCCGAAGGGCTAGAGGAGGAAGGGCCTGAGGCGG GTGGGAAGGAGCTGACCCCACTGCCTCCTCAGGAGGAGAAGTCCAGCTCCCCGTCCCCACTGCCCACCCTGGGCCCACTCTGGGGGACAAACGGGGATGGGGACGAAGCTGCGGAGAAAGAGCCCCCAGCGGCCGAAG ATGATATTCGGGGGATCCAGCTGAGTCCCGGGGTGGGCTCCTCTGCTGGCCCACCCGGAGATCTGGAGGATGATGAAGGCTTGAAGCACCTGCAGCAG GAGGCGGAGAAGCTGGTGGCCTCCCTGCAGGACAGCTCCTTGGAGGAGGAGCAGTTCACGGCTGCCATGCAGACCCAGGGCCTGCGCCACTCCGCAGCAGCCACTGCCCTCCCACTCAGCCATGGGGCTGCCCGGAAGTGGTTCTACAAGGACCCACAGGGCGAGATCCAAG GCCCCTTCACGACACAGGAGATGGCAGAGTGGTTCCAGGCCGGCTACTTCTCCATGTCGCTGCTGGTGAAGCGGGGCTGCGATGAGGGCTTCCAGCCGCTGGGCGAGGTGATCAAGATGTGGGGCCGCGTGCCCTTTGCCCCAGGGCCCTCACCACCCCCACTGCTG GGAAACATGGACCAGGAGCGGCTGAAGAAGCAGCAGGAGCTGGCCACGGCGGCCTTGTACCAGCAGCTGCAGCACCAGCAGTTTCTCCAGCTGGTCAGCAG CCGCCAGCTCCCGCAATGCACGCTCCGAGAAAAGGCAGCTCTGGGGGACCtgacgccgccgccgccgccgcagcagcagcagcagctcacgGCGTTCCTGCAGCAGCTCCAGGCGCTCAAACCCCCCAG AGGCGGGGACCAGAACCTGCTCCCAACGATGAGCCGGTCCTTGTCAGTGCCGGATTCGGGCCGCCTCTGGGACGTACATACCTCAGCCTCATCACAGTCAG GTGGTGAGGCCAGTCTTTGGGACATACCAATTAATTCTTCGACTCAGGGTCCAATTCTAGAACAACTCCAGCTGCAACATAAA TTCCAGGAGCGCAGAGAAGTGGAGCTCAGGGCGAAGCGGGAGGAAGAGGAGCGCAAGCGCCGGGAGGAGAAGCGCcgccagcagcagcaggaggagcagAAGCGgcggcaggaggaggaagagctgtTTCGGCGCAAGCAG GTGCGGCAGCAGGAGTTGTTGCTGAAGTTGCTACAACAGCAGCAAGTGGTCCCTGTGCCCCCCgcacccagctccccacccccactctggGCTGGCCTGGCCAAGCAGGGGCTGTCCATGAAGACGCTCCTGGAGTTGCAGCTGGAGGGCGAGCGGCAGCTGCACAAACAGCCCCCATCTCGGGAGCCAGCTCGGGCCCAGGCCCCCAACCACCGAGTG CAGCTTGGGGGCCTGGGCACTGCCCCCCTGAACCAGTGGGTGTCTGAGGCTGGGCCACTGTGGGGCGGGCCAGACAAGAGTGGGGGCGGCAGCAGCGGCCTGGGGCTCTGGGAGGACACCCCAAAGAGCGGCGGGAGCCTGGTCCGTGGCCTCGGCCTGAAGAACAGCCGGAGCAGCCCATCTCTCAG TGACTCGTACAGCCATCTATCGGGTCGGCCCATTCGCAAAAAGAcggaggaagaagagaagctgCTGAAGCTGCTGCAGGGCATTCCCAGGCCCCAGGACGGCTTCACCCAGTGGTGCGAGCAGATGCTGCACACGCTGAGCGCCACGGGCAGCCTGGACG TGCCCATGGCTGTAGCGATCCTCAAGGAGGTGGAATCCCCCTATGATGTCCACGATTATATCCGTTCCTGCCTGGGGGACACGCTGGAAGCCAAAGAATTTGCCAAACAATTCCTGGAGCGGAGGGCCAAGCAGAAAGCCAgccagcagcggcagcagcagcag GAGGCATGGCTGAGCAGCGCCTCGCTGCAGACGGCCTTCCAGGCCAACCACAGCACCAAACTCGGCCCCGGGGAGGGCAGCAAGGCCAAGAGGCGGGCACTGATGCTGCACTCAGACCCCAGCATCCTGG CTTCTCCCCGGCTTCAGGGTACTCCCTGCACGGATCTTCTGGTGAGATCGAGAGCGTGGATGACTACTGACCAGCCCGgacccccagcccctgggctgTAG
- the GIGYF1 gene encoding GRB10-interacting GYF protein 1 isoform X3: MRGRAGLPAEPCPEPYLLPPLSLRVFPGCEGPSQALLRLDQFPVAWGPSFTPAPASALLLPGPGCQVFHRLDSSLGNSWCEWPRGWLRCLESERQVPSSPPRPLRNTPSPTMAAETLNFGPEWLRALSGGGSVASPPPSPAMPKYKLADYRYGREEMLALYVKENKVPEELQDKEFAAVLQDEPLQPLALEPLTEEEQRNFSLSVNSVAVLRLMGKGAGPPLAGTSRGRGSTRSRGRGRGDSCFYQRSIEEGDGAFGRSPREIQRSQSWDDRGERRFEKSARRDGARCGFEEGGAGPRKEHARSDSENWRSLREEQEEEEEGSWRLGAGLRRDGDRWRSASPDGGPRSAGWREHGERRRKFEFDLRGDRGGCGEEEGRGGGGSSHLRRCRAPDGFEEDKDGLPEWCLDDEDEEMGTFDASGAFLPLKVSVRKRGWEPALPVSSSSPPTQLFSAPHPGPMQKGPKEPIPEEQELDFQGLEEEEEPSEGLEEEGPEAGGKELTPLPPQEEKSSSPSPLPTLGPLWGTNGDGDEAAEKEPPAAEDDIRGIQLSPGVGSSAGPPGDLEDDEGLKHLQQEAEKLVASLQDSSLEEEQFTAAMQTQGLRHSAAATALPLSHGAARKWFYKDPQGEIQGPFTTQEMAEWFQAGYFSMSLLVKRGCDEGFQPLGEVIKMWGRVPFAPGPSPPPLLGNMDQERLKKQQELATAALYQQLQHQQFLQLVSSRQLPQCTLREKAALGDLTPPPPPQQQQQLTAFLQQLQALKPPRGGDQNLLPTMSRSLSVPDSGRLWDVHTSASSQSGGEASLWDIPINSSTQGPILEQLQLQHKFQERREVELRAKREEEERKRREEKRRQQQQEEQKRRQEEEELFRRKQVRQQELLLKLLQQQQVVPVPPAPSSPPPLWAGLAKQGLSMKTLLELQLEGERQLHKQPPSREPARAQAPNHRVQLGGLGTAPLNQWVSEAGPLWGGPDKSGGGSSGLGLWEDTPKSGGSLVRGLGLKNSRSSPSLSDSYSHLSGRPIRKKTEEEEKLLKLLQGIPRPQDGFTQWCEQMLHTLSATGSLDVPMAVAILKEVESPYDVHDYIRSCLGDTLEAKEFAKQFLERRAKQKASQQRQQQQEAWLSSASLQTAFQANHSTKLGPGEGSKAKRRALMLHSDPSILGYSLHGSSGEIESVDDY, from the exons AtgcggggcagggcagggctgccgGCAGAGCCATGTCCTGAACCCTACCTCCTCCCCCCGCTCTCCTTAAGGGTTTTTCCCGGATGTGAAGGTCCCTCCCAGGCTCTACTGAGGCTAGACCAATTCCCAGTGGCTTGGGGACCCTCGTTCACTCCAGCACCAGCCTCTGCCCTCCTGCTTCCTGGGCCGGGCTGCCAG GTCTTTCACCGTCTGGACTCATCTCTGGGTAACTCATGGTGTGAGTGGCCACGTGGCTGGCTCAG GTGTTTGGAGAGTGAACGCCAggtcccctcctccccaccccggCCTCTCAGAAACACGCCCAGCCCCACGATGGCAGCAGAGACACTCAATTTTGGGCCTGAGTG GCTCAGGGCCCTGTCCGGGGGCGGCAGCGTGGCCTCCCCACCCCCGTCCCCTGCCATGCCCAAATACAAGCTGGCTGACTACCGTTATGGGCGAGAGGAAATGCTGGCCCTTTACGTCAAGGAGAACAAG GTCCCGGAAGAGCTGCAGGACAAGGAGTTTGCCGCGGTGCTGCAGGACGAGCCACTGCAGCCCCTGGCCCTGGAGCCGCTGACTGAGGAGGAACAG AGAAACTTCTCCCTGTCAGTGAACAGCGTGGCTGTGCTGAGGCTGATGGGGAAAGGGGCTGGCCCCCCCCTGGCTGGCACCTCCCGAGGCAGGGGCAGCACGCGGAGCCGAG GCCGCGGCCGTGGTGACAGCTGCTTTTACCAAAGAAGCATCGAAGAAGGTGATGGGGCCTTTGGACGAAGCCCCCGAGAAATCCAGCGCAGCcagagctgggatgacag AGGCGAGAGGCGGTTTGAGAAGTCAGCAAGGCGGGATGGAG CACGATGTGGGTTTGAGGAGGGAGGGGCTGGTCCAAGGAAGGAGCACGCCCGCTCAGACAGCGAGAACTGGCGTTCCCTacgggaggagcaggaggaggaggaggagggcagctGGAGGCTCGGGGCAGGGCTCCGGCGAGACGGCGACCGCTGGCGCTCCGCCAGCCCTG ATGGCGGTCCCCGCTCTGCTGGCTGGCGGGAACATGGGGAACGGAGGCGCAAGTTTGAATTTGATTTGCGAGGGGATCGAGGAGGGTGTGGTGAAgaggaggggcggggagggggaggcagcTCTCACCTGCGGCGGTGCCGAGCGCCTGACGGCTTTGAGGAGGACAAGGATGGGCTCCCAGAGTGGTGCCTGGACGATGAGGATGAAGAAATGGGCACCTTTGATGCCTCTGGGGCCTTCTTGCCTCTCAAGGTATCTGTGAGGAAGCGAGGGTGGGAACCTGCCCTTCCGGtgtcctcttcctccccacccacccagctGTTCTCTGCTCCCCACCCCGGCCCCATGCAGAAGGGCCCCAAGGAGCCCATTCCTGAGGAGCAGGAGCTGGACTTCcaagggctggaggaggaggaagagccttCCGAAGGGCTAGAGGAGGAAGGGCCTGAGGCGG GTGGGAAGGAGCTGACCCCACTGCCTCCTCAGGAGGAGAAGTCCAGCTCCCCGTCCCCACTGCCCACCCTGGGCCCACTCTGGGGGACAAACGGGGATGGGGACGAAGCTGCGGAGAAAGAGCCCCCAGCGGCCGAAG ATGATATTCGGGGGATCCAGCTGAGTCCCGGGGTGGGCTCCTCTGCTGGCCCACCCGGAGATCTGGAGGATGATGAAGGCTTGAAGCACCTGCAGCAG GAGGCGGAGAAGCTGGTGGCCTCCCTGCAGGACAGCTCCTTGGAGGAGGAGCAGTTCACGGCTGCCATGCAGACCCAGGGCCTGCGCCACTCCGCAGCAGCCACTGCCCTCCCACTCAGCCATGGGGCTGCCCGGAAGTGGTTCTACAAGGACCCACAGGGCGAGATCCAAG GCCCCTTCACGACACAGGAGATGGCAGAGTGGTTCCAGGCCGGCTACTTCTCCATGTCGCTGCTGGTGAAGCGGGGCTGCGATGAGGGCTTCCAGCCGCTGGGCGAGGTGATCAAGATGTGGGGCCGCGTGCCCTTTGCCCCAGGGCCCTCACCACCCCCACTGCTG GGAAACATGGACCAGGAGCGGCTGAAGAAGCAGCAGGAGCTGGCCACGGCGGCCTTGTACCAGCAGCTGCAGCACCAGCAGTTTCTCCAGCTGGTCAGCAG CCGCCAGCTCCCGCAATGCACGCTCCGAGAAAAGGCAGCTCTGGGGGACCtgacgccgccgccgccgccgcagcagcagcagcagctcacgGCGTTCCTGCAGCAGCTCCAGGCGCTCAAACCCCCCAG AGGCGGGGACCAGAACCTGCTCCCAACGATGAGCCGGTCCTTGTCAGTGCCGGATTCGGGCCGCCTCTGGGACGTACATACCTCAGCCTCATCACAGTCAG GTGGTGAGGCCAGTCTTTGGGACATACCAATTAATTCTTCGACTCAGGGTCCAATTCTAGAACAACTCCAGCTGCAACATAAA TTCCAGGAGCGCAGAGAAGTGGAGCTCAGGGCGAAGCGGGAGGAAGAGGAGCGCAAGCGCCGGGAGGAGAAGCGCcgccagcagcagcaggaggagcagAAGCGgcggcaggaggaggaagagctgtTTCGGCGCAAGCAG GTGCGGCAGCAGGAGTTGTTGCTGAAGTTGCTACAACAGCAGCAAGTGGTCCCTGTGCCCCCCgcacccagctccccacccccactctggGCTGGCCTGGCCAAGCAGGGGCTGTCCATGAAGACGCTCCTGGAGTTGCAGCTGGAGGGCGAGCGGCAGCTGCACAAACAGCCCCCATCTCGGGAGCCAGCTCGGGCCCAGGCCCCCAACCACCGAGTG CAGCTTGGGGGCCTGGGCACTGCCCCCCTGAACCAGTGGGTGTCTGAGGCTGGGCCACTGTGGGGCGGGCCAGACAAGAGTGGGGGCGGCAGCAGCGGCCTGGGGCTCTGGGAGGACACCCCAAAGAGCGGCGGGAGCCTGGTCCGTGGCCTCGGCCTGAAGAACAGCCGGAGCAGCCCATCTCTCAG TGACTCGTACAGCCATCTATCGGGTCGGCCCATTCGCAAAAAGAcggaggaagaagagaagctgCTGAAGCTGCTGCAGGGCATTCCCAGGCCCCAGGACGGCTTCACCCAGTGGTGCGAGCAGATGCTGCACACGCTGAGCGCCACGGGCAGCCTGGACG TGCCCATGGCTGTAGCGATCCTCAAGGAGGTGGAATCCCCCTATGATGTCCACGATTATATCCGTTCCTGCCTGGGGGACACGCTGGAAGCCAAAGAATTTGCCAAACAATTCCTGGAGCGGAGGGCCAAGCAGAAAGCCAgccagcagcggcagcagcagcag GAGGCATGGCTGAGCAGCGCCTCGCTGCAGACGGCCTTCCAGGCCAACCACAGCACCAAACTCGGCCCCGGGGAGGGCAGCAAGGCCAAGAGGCGGGCACTGATGCTGCACTCAGACCCCAGCATCCTGG GGTACTCCCTGCACGGATCTTCTGGTGAGATCGAGAGCGTGGATGACTACTGA
- the GIGYF1 gene encoding GRB10-interacting GYF protein 1 isoform X5, whose product MRGRAGLPAEPCPEPYLLPPLSLRVFPGCEGPSQALLRLDQFPVAWGPSFTPAPASALLLPGPGCQVFHRLDSSLGNSWCEWPRGWLRCLESERQVPSSPPRPLRNTPSPTMAAETLNFGPEWLRALSGGGSVASPPPSPAMPKYKLADYRYGREEMLALYVKENKVPEELQDKEFAAVLQDEPLQPLALEPLTEEEQRNFSLSVNSVAVLRLMGKGAGPPLAGTSRGRGSTRSRGRGRGDSCFYQRSIEEGDGAFGRSPREIQRSQSWDDRGERRFEKSARRDGARCGFEEGGAGPRKEHARSDSENWRSLREEQEEEEEGSWRLGAGLRRDGDRWRSASPDGGPRSAGWREHGERRRKFEFDLRGDRGGCGEEEGRGGGGSSHLRRCRAPDGFEEDKDGLPEWCLDDEDEEMGTFDASGAFLPLKKGPKEPIPEEQELDFQGLEEEEEPSEGLEEEGPEAGGKELTPLPPQEEKSSSPSPLPTLGPLWGTNGDGDEAAEKEPPAAEDDIRGIQLSPGVGSSAGPPGDLEDDEGLKHLQQEAEKLVASLQDSSLEEEQFTAAMQTQGLRHSAAATALPLSHGAARKWFYKDPQGEIQGPFTTQEMAEWFQAGYFSMSLLVKRGCDEGFQPLGEVIKMWGRVPFAPGPSPPPLLGNMDQERLKKQQELATAALYQQLQHQQFLQLVSSRQLPQCTLREKAALGDLTPPPPPQQQQQLTAFLQQLQALKPPRGGDQNLLPTMSRSLSVPDSGRLWDVHTSASSQSGGEASLWDIPINSSTQGPILEQLQLQHKFQERREVELRAKREEEERKRREEKRRQQQQEEQKRRQEEEELFRRKQVRQQELLLKLLQQQQVVPVPPAPSSPPPLWAGLAKQGLSMKTLLELQLEGERQLHKQPPSREPARAQAPNHRVQLGGLGTAPLNQWVSEAGPLWGGPDKSGGGSSGLGLWEDTPKSGGSLVRGLGLKNSRSSPSLSDSYSHLSGRPIRKKTEEEEKLLKLLQGIPRPQDGFTQWCEQMLHTLSATGSLDVPMAVAILKEVESPYDVHDYIRSCLGDTLEAKEFAKQFLERRAKQKASQQRQQQQEAWLSSASLQTAFQANHSTKLGPGEGSKAKRRALMLHSDPSILGYSLHGSSGEIESVDDY is encoded by the exons AtgcggggcagggcagggctgccgGCAGAGCCATGTCCTGAACCCTACCTCCTCCCCCCGCTCTCCTTAAGGGTTTTTCCCGGATGTGAAGGTCCCTCCCAGGCTCTACTGAGGCTAGACCAATTCCCAGTGGCTTGGGGACCCTCGTTCACTCCAGCACCAGCCTCTGCCCTCCTGCTTCCTGGGCCGGGCTGCCAG GTCTTTCACCGTCTGGACTCATCTCTGGGTAACTCATGGTGTGAGTGGCCACGTGGCTGGCTCAG GTGTTTGGAGAGTGAACGCCAggtcccctcctccccaccccggCCTCTCAGAAACACGCCCAGCCCCACGATGGCAGCAGAGACACTCAATTTTGGGCCTGAGTG GCTCAGGGCCCTGTCCGGGGGCGGCAGCGTGGCCTCCCCACCCCCGTCCCCTGCCATGCCCAAATACAAGCTGGCTGACTACCGTTATGGGCGAGAGGAAATGCTGGCCCTTTACGTCAAGGAGAACAAG GTCCCGGAAGAGCTGCAGGACAAGGAGTTTGCCGCGGTGCTGCAGGACGAGCCACTGCAGCCCCTGGCCCTGGAGCCGCTGACTGAGGAGGAACAG AGAAACTTCTCCCTGTCAGTGAACAGCGTGGCTGTGCTGAGGCTGATGGGGAAAGGGGCTGGCCCCCCCCTGGCTGGCACCTCCCGAGGCAGGGGCAGCACGCGGAGCCGAG GCCGCGGCCGTGGTGACAGCTGCTTTTACCAAAGAAGCATCGAAGAAGGTGATGGGGCCTTTGGACGAAGCCCCCGAGAAATCCAGCGCAGCcagagctgggatgacag AGGCGAGAGGCGGTTTGAGAAGTCAGCAAGGCGGGATGGAG CACGATGTGGGTTTGAGGAGGGAGGGGCTGGTCCAAGGAAGGAGCACGCCCGCTCAGACAGCGAGAACTGGCGTTCCCTacgggaggagcaggaggaggaggaggagggcagctGGAGGCTCGGGGCAGGGCTCCGGCGAGACGGCGACCGCTGGCGCTCCGCCAGCCCTG ATGGCGGTCCCCGCTCTGCTGGCTGGCGGGAACATGGGGAACGGAGGCGCAAGTTTGAATTTGATTTGCGAGGGGATCGAGGAGGGTGTGGTGAAgaggaggggcggggagggggaggcagcTCTCACCTGCGGCGGTGCCGAGCGCCTGACGGCTTTGAGGAGGACAAGGATGGGCTCCCAGAGTGGTGCCTGGACGATGAGGATGAAGAAATGGGCACCTTTGATGCCTCTGGGGCCTTCTTGCCTCTCAAG AAGGGCCCCAAGGAGCCCATTCCTGAGGAGCAGGAGCTGGACTTCcaagggctggaggaggaggaagagccttCCGAAGGGCTAGAGGAGGAAGGGCCTGAGGCGG GTGGGAAGGAGCTGACCCCACTGCCTCCTCAGGAGGAGAAGTCCAGCTCCCCGTCCCCACTGCCCACCCTGGGCCCACTCTGGGGGACAAACGGGGATGGGGACGAAGCTGCGGAGAAAGAGCCCCCAGCGGCCGAAG ATGATATTCGGGGGATCCAGCTGAGTCCCGGGGTGGGCTCCTCTGCTGGCCCACCCGGAGATCTGGAGGATGATGAAGGCTTGAAGCACCTGCAGCAG GAGGCGGAGAAGCTGGTGGCCTCCCTGCAGGACAGCTCCTTGGAGGAGGAGCAGTTCACGGCTGCCATGCAGACCCAGGGCCTGCGCCACTCCGCAGCAGCCACTGCCCTCCCACTCAGCCATGGGGCTGCCCGGAAGTGGTTCTACAAGGACCCACAGGGCGAGATCCAAG GCCCCTTCACGACACAGGAGATGGCAGAGTGGTTCCAGGCCGGCTACTTCTCCATGTCGCTGCTGGTGAAGCGGGGCTGCGATGAGGGCTTCCAGCCGCTGGGCGAGGTGATCAAGATGTGGGGCCGCGTGCCCTTTGCCCCAGGGCCCTCACCACCCCCACTGCTG GGAAACATGGACCAGGAGCGGCTGAAGAAGCAGCAGGAGCTGGCCACGGCGGCCTTGTACCAGCAGCTGCAGCACCAGCAGTTTCTCCAGCTGGTCAGCAG CCGCCAGCTCCCGCAATGCACGCTCCGAGAAAAGGCAGCTCTGGGGGACCtgacgccgccgccgccgccgcagcagcagcagcagctcacgGCGTTCCTGCAGCAGCTCCAGGCGCTCAAACCCCCCAG AGGCGGGGACCAGAACCTGCTCCCAACGATGAGCCGGTCCTTGTCAGTGCCGGATTCGGGCCGCCTCTGGGACGTACATACCTCAGCCTCATCACAGTCAG GTGGTGAGGCCAGTCTTTGGGACATACCAATTAATTCTTCGACTCAGGGTCCAATTCTAGAACAACTCCAGCTGCAACATAAA TTCCAGGAGCGCAGAGAAGTGGAGCTCAGGGCGAAGCGGGAGGAAGAGGAGCGCAAGCGCCGGGAGGAGAAGCGCcgccagcagcagcaggaggagcagAAGCGgcggcaggaggaggaagagctgtTTCGGCGCAAGCAG GTGCGGCAGCAGGAGTTGTTGCTGAAGTTGCTACAACAGCAGCAAGTGGTCCCTGTGCCCCCCgcacccagctccccacccccactctggGCTGGCCTGGCCAAGCAGGGGCTGTCCATGAAGACGCTCCTGGAGTTGCAGCTGGAGGGCGAGCGGCAGCTGCACAAACAGCCCCCATCTCGGGAGCCAGCTCGGGCCCAGGCCCCCAACCACCGAGTG CAGCTTGGGGGCCTGGGCACTGCCCCCCTGAACCAGTGGGTGTCTGAGGCTGGGCCACTGTGGGGCGGGCCAGACAAGAGTGGGGGCGGCAGCAGCGGCCTGGGGCTCTGGGAGGACACCCCAAAGAGCGGCGGGAGCCTGGTCCGTGGCCTCGGCCTGAAGAACAGCCGGAGCAGCCCATCTCTCAG TGACTCGTACAGCCATCTATCGGGTCGGCCCATTCGCAAAAAGAcggaggaagaagagaagctgCTGAAGCTGCTGCAGGGCATTCCCAGGCCCCAGGACGGCTTCACCCAGTGGTGCGAGCAGATGCTGCACACGCTGAGCGCCACGGGCAGCCTGGACG TGCCCATGGCTGTAGCGATCCTCAAGGAGGTGGAATCCCCCTATGATGTCCACGATTATATCCGTTCCTGCCTGGGGGACACGCTGGAAGCCAAAGAATTTGCCAAACAATTCCTGGAGCGGAGGGCCAAGCAGAAAGCCAgccagcagcggcagcagcagcag GAGGCATGGCTGAGCAGCGCCTCGCTGCAGACGGCCTTCCAGGCCAACCACAGCACCAAACTCGGCCCCGGGGAGGGCAGCAAGGCCAAGAGGCGGGCACTGATGCTGCACTCAGACCCCAGCATCCTGG GGTACTCCCTGCACGGATCTTCTGGTGAGATCGAGAGCGTGGATGACTACTGA